The DNA sequence tttcatatcaccatttttcataaaatactCTGTATTCCTTgaaagtaatatttttattactgttGCATCGGTACAATGACATAATTTGTTTTTAGGTTTCGCCTTGAGAGACACATTTCATCAGCAACCCTTCAACTTTTTGTTTCGTTTTCGATGTTTGCAAACAGAGACCGCTCAGCTGATCCACTCCCCAGATCGGTATAAAAGGTGTGCCCCTGCAGACATCTATTTAAGATGCTTCAGCATCCACAGTGCAAAGGGAGTAGAAGGTGTTATACGTGTGGTTTTAAGATGCATTTCTCTTCAGTCTCTCCGAAACTgctcctgcagctctgcatcAGCACCATCCACAGCATTTTTGCGAGCGTCTTTTCTAAAGTTCGTTATTGGACGGCCGGAGGCTGCAAAGGAAGCGTCTCGGTCctcccagctgctgctgctgctgctgctgctgctgacagtaAATTGAACCAGAGTAAGGATCGAGACGCAACGACTCCAACAAGTGTCAACTACCACTTTACGCGCAAATGCAATTACAAATGTGGATTTTGTttccacactgcaaaaacatcCTTCGTGCTGCCTCTGGAGGAAGCCCAACGGGGACTGAAGCTTCTAAAGGAGTCAGGTAATGTTATGGAATTAGTAGAGATTGAtttttgtttagtgttttgtgtgtgtgaacacgCTTGTTatatatgtttgtctgttatttAGGCATGGAAAAGATCAACTTCTCTGGAGGTGAGCCCTTCCTGCATGAAAAGGGAGAGTTTCTTGGGGAGATGGTTCAGTTTTGCAAACAAGACCTGCAGCTGCCAAGTGTCAGCATTGTGAGCAATGGAAGCATGATTAAAGAAAAGTGGTTCCAGAAATATGGTAAGATCCCAAACCGTGTTGTGTTTTTAGGGCAAAATCATACCGAGCTACATTCTTTTTACCATTTCGTATACTAGTTGCCCTAGATTCAGTGTAATTTTGATCCATGTTCTCTCTCATTTTCCATCTTCTAGGTGCCTACCTGGACATCCTGGCCGTCTCTTGTGACAGTTTTGATGAGGCAACCAACCAACTCATTGGCAGAGCTCAAGGCAGGAAGAGCCACCTTGAAAACCTCTACAAGATCCGCAACTGGTGCCAGCAGTACAAAGTGGCGTTCAAGATCAACTCAGTCATCAACACCTTCAACATCGACGAGGACATGTCAGAGCACATCATGGAGCTCAACCCTGTCCGCTGGAAGGTAAAGATGGAAATGGAAAGTGTGTAGCTTTGTGTGCGTATGCATAAGTATGAATGTGCTCATCCTCTCGTTGTTGCGTTCAGGTGTTCCAGTGTCTGTTGATTGATGGGGAGAATGCAGGACAGGACGCCctgagagaggcagagaggttCGTCATCAGCGACCAACAGTTTCAGGAGTTTCTGGATAGACACAGCAATGTCTCCTGCCTTGTTCCTGAGTCTAATGAGAAGGTAGGAGATGGAAAAGAGAAGCTGTAGATATGTTTCAGTGCACAGAGTAACTAAGTCACTCTTTCCgatacatcttttttttcttctttttacaaacttttgtttctttgactTAAACCAGAGCATAAATTTAGGTCTAGGAGCAATAATATGTGATTTTCTCTATATATGTAGTTTGGATATACAATCAATGTGAAATTGTCATTATGAGATGACTCACAACTGTCATCTCTAAAAGACAGCGAGTTGTCATGCGACTAGAATGTTTAATTGAACAAACCAAAAAGCTTGAATTGTATCTAATTCATCAGCACCATTCTTTGACAGTCTGTACCAATAACTTTCTCAGTCACTATGGAAACAAGTATATCCCAGtcattttctgcacattttctgcactgtttctgcattttatggtgtttctgtatttgcttgttttagttcatttttttcagtgtattgAGCCTGCAGGCCACTGTAGAAAAGTGAAAATTTGAGTTTGTATAGGTAGCAATTCTATAATACGTCCATGATATTCATATTCCCAGTGGTAACCATGGCTACATAATATCAATAACTTGAGGTGTCCCTAGTAAGCATTCTGCCATCATTTACTGTATACCAGTATAAATGGGAAATAAGTATGCATCCCAATATTATGAAATGGCTGAATATATTTGCCAACATCCACATATACCCATGACACGGTGCACAAGAGtttgcagaaacaaaacaacataataaaGGGTGGAACATCAATGTAAGCATGCaattaagaaattaaaaaagatattttatgATTGCAGGACACTCTTACTTAAGTTGTGAGACCCAGAGTCAGAAGTGGCTCATCAAATTCCCCTAAATCACTTGAAGAATTTAAATAAGACTGGAAttgttatttttagtcattGAATTTTCTGTCAAGGCCCAATCAGGATGTAAAGTGGCAGAGATCATTTCTTCCTCCACCTTGTCAGTATTAATAGTTGAGGTTATAGAACATTTTCTACAGGAGTAGAACAACATCAGCAGTattgttttcatgtaaatattgtGAGAATGTTCGGAATTAAAAGTCAGGCTTTGGACAACCAAAGTTTAAATCTGTAATCTTTGCTGTCTTCACAGATGAGGAACTCCTACCTGATCCTGGATGAATATGTAAGTATTTTCTTTTACTTATAAATAAGTCATTAAGTTTCCTAAAAGTTAGTGATCTAAGTATTTGTAGGGTAAAGTTGTAGAAAAATGTAGCTCAGAGACACCAAACATGAGggcaaacagactgaaaactgcAGGTGACAGGATATatattttgaataaaataagaatGTGCACACAAAATAATAGATAACTGTATTGCCAGCTGGTTATAAAGAtgcatttatctgtttttctgtgctgtttaagcatttaaaattaaacatttataaatTGAACTAAACATTACTACATTTAGTGGCATATATCATATCACCATTTCATATGATGTTCTATATCCCATAAAAATTCTCATTACAGTTACGTCTATATAATGGTGTAATTTGAATTTAGGTTTTGCAATCTCATTTTATCAGTAATCCATCATCACATTCGGTTTCCTTTGTTAAGCTTCCCTCTTTGAACAGAAACTACTGACTCTCCAGATCTGTATTTAGGGTGTGCCCTGCAGTCATACCATTAAGATGCATCAACATTCACAGTCCAAACACAGCAGGTGTAATACATATGGTTCGAAGATTCTCTTAAATAAATTCGCAACTTGTTAGGTATTTGAcagataaataattttttttttcttttaagtatTCAATGCAAAATGAACTTGCCTCTGACTTGTGTAACTCTCAAACTTTCCTCACTTTTCAGATGCGTTTCCTGGACTGCCGAGAGGGAAGGAAGGACCCGTCCAAATCCATCCTTGATGTGGGTGTGAAGGAGGCCATTTGCTTCAGTGGCtttgatgaaaaaatgtttctcaaaagaggagggaaataTGTGTGGAGCAAAGCTGATATGAAGCTGGAGTGGTGAAAACCCTAACTCTAACCCTCTGcagcttgtttttaaatgtttgcactgataatttgtacagtATGAAAAATGTAGTCTTTTACTTTTATAAATTACCATACTGCTTATGTTTGGTGGAAAGTGTTACAACATGTATTGAAGGAATAATTTAATAGAAGTGTTTGTAtcttttaaatattgaaaatggtattttattacattatattttattatatttttatgttatttcatA is a window from the Amphiprion ocellaris isolate individual 3 ecotype Okinawa chromosome 20, ASM2253959v1, whole genome shotgun sequence genome containing:
- the rsad2 gene encoding S-adenosylmethionine-dependent nucleotide dehydratase RSAD2 produces the protein MLQHPQCKGSRRCYTCGFKMHFSSVSPKLLLQLCISTIHSIFASVFSKVRYWTAGGCKGSVSVLPAAAAAAAAADSKLNQSKDRDATTPTSVNYHFTRKCNYKCGFCFHTAKTSFVLPLEEAQRGLKLLKESGMEKINFSGGEPFLHEKGEFLGEMVQFCKQDLQLPSVSIVSNGSMIKEKWFQKYGAYLDILAVSCDSFDEATNQLIGRAQGRKSHLENLYKIRNWCQQYKVAFKINSVINTFNIDEDMSEHIMELNPVRWKVFQCLLIDGENAGQDALREAERFVISDQQFQEFLDRHSNVSCLVPESNEKMRNSYLILDEYMRFLDCREGRKDPSKSILDVGVKEAICFSGFDEKMFLKRGGKYVWSKADMKLEW